A genomic segment from Streptosporangium roseum DSM 43021 encodes:
- a CDS encoding L,D-transpeptidase, with amino-acid sequence MAVLPPTQLEDPTWVPVVQTLPGWARILLPSRPNRSTGWIHTGDGGVRTARSTHRVRVDLAARRLRLFDAGRRTGSWAVAVGTDRTPTPAGRTFLLASVSPEHPTYSPLFLALGAHSGALRTFAGGPATIALHGWPDRAAFGREVSYGCVRVPAAALRALSRVPLGTPVMITR; translated from the coding sequence GTGGCGGTTCTGCCTCCCACGCAGCTGGAGGACCCGACCTGGGTGCCGGTGGTGCAGACGCTGCCGGGATGGGCGCGGATACTGCTGCCGAGCCGGCCGAACCGGTCCACGGGATGGATCCACACCGGCGACGGCGGGGTTCGCACCGCCCGCAGCACCCATCGGGTCCGGGTCGATCTCGCCGCCCGCAGGCTCAGGCTGTTCGACGCCGGCCGCAGGACGGGGTCCTGGGCGGTGGCCGTCGGAACCGACCGGACCCCCACCCCGGCGGGGCGCACGTTCCTGCTCGCCTCCGTGTCCCCGGAGCACCCGACCTACAGTCCGCTGTTCCTCGCGCTCGGCGCGCACTCGGGCGCTCTCAGGACCTTCGCCGGCGGCCCCGCGACGATCGCCCTGCACGGCTGGCCGGACAGGGCGGCGTTCGGCCGCGAGGTGAGCTACGGCTGCGTGCGCGTCCCGGCCGCCGCGCTGCGCGCGCTCTCCCGGGTCCCCCTGGGCACCCCCGTCATGATCACCCGCTAG
- a CDS encoding GDP-mannose 4,6-dehydratase, with protein MARRALITGITGQDGSYLAECLLSEGYEVWGLVRGQANPRVSRVRKLLQDVQLVRGDLLDQGSLISAVEKVQPDEVYNLGAISFVPMSWEQAELTAEVTGMGVLRMLEAIRVCSGISSSRTAAGSGQIRFYQASSSEMFGQVRETPQTEITPFHPRSPYGVAKAYGHFLTQNYRESYGMYAVSGILFNHESPRRGAEFVTRKVTLGVARIKLGLATELRLGNMEARRDWGYAGDYVRAMHLMLQADTPEDYVIGTGRTHSVRELVEAAFAAAGLDWERHVVGDQSLHRPAEVDLLCADPKKARVQLGWEPSVSFEELVAMMVESDVKLLSDGGDPEQDSSWP; from the coding sequence TTGGCCAGGCGCGCACTGATCACCGGTATCACCGGGCAGGACGGTTCCTATCTGGCCGAGTGCCTGCTGAGTGAGGGGTACGAGGTGTGGGGCCTGGTCCGGGGGCAGGCCAACCCGCGCGTCTCCCGGGTGCGCAAGCTCCTGCAGGACGTCCAGCTCGTCCGGGGTGACCTGCTCGACCAGGGTTCGCTGATCTCCGCGGTGGAGAAGGTCCAGCCGGACGAGGTCTACAACCTGGGTGCCATCTCGTTCGTGCCGATGTCGTGGGAGCAGGCCGAGCTCACGGCCGAGGTCACGGGCATGGGCGTGCTGCGCATGCTGGAGGCCATCCGGGTCTGCTCGGGCATCTCGTCCTCGCGAACGGCCGCCGGATCCGGACAGATCCGCTTCTACCAGGCTTCGTCGTCGGAGATGTTCGGCCAGGTCCGCGAGACCCCGCAGACCGAGATCACCCCCTTCCACCCCCGCTCGCCGTACGGCGTGGCCAAGGCGTACGGCCACTTCCTGACCCAGAACTACCGCGAGTCGTACGGCATGTACGCGGTGTCGGGAATCCTGTTCAACCACGAGTCCCCGCGCCGGGGCGCCGAGTTCGTCACCCGCAAGGTGACCCTCGGCGTGGCCAGGATCAAGCTCGGCCTGGCCACCGAGCTGCGTCTGGGCAACATGGAGGCCCGCCGCGACTGGGGCTACGCGGGCGACTACGTCCGTGCGATGCACCTGATGCTGCAGGCGGACACGCCGGAGGACTACGTGATCGGCACCGGCCGTACCCACAGCGTCCGTGAGCTGGTGGAGGCCGCCTTCGCCGCCGCCGGGCTCGACTGGGAGCGGCACGTGGTCGGCGACCAGTCCCTGCACCGCCCCGCCGAGGTGGACCTGCTCTGCGCCGATCCGAAGAAGGCCCGCGTCCAGCTCGGCTGGGAGCCGTCGGTCTCCTTCGAGGAGCTCGTCGCGATGATGGTCGAGTCCGACGTCAAGCTCCTGTCCGACGGCGGCGACCCCGAACAGGACTCCTCCTGGCCCTGA
- a CDS encoding glycosyltransferase family 4 protein yields the protein MPGADSLRIALLSYRSKPTCGGQGVYLRHLSRELVALGHHVEVFSGQPYPELDEGVILNKVPSLDLYRDEDPFRTPKPHEYRDWIDCLEVATMWTAGFPEPLTFTLRAHRELKKRVGDFDVVQDNQTLGYGLLGIQKLFPVVGTIHHPISVDRRIELKAAPLRKKLSLRRWYGFVRMQAKVAPRLNPILTVSESSLADIHRDFNVPQANMRLIPLGVDTRYFHPRPEMPKRPGSIVAVASADSPMKGVSTLLRAVAKLATERDVNLTVVSKPTPGGPTEKLVAELSLHDRVTFVHGISDTALGELIATSEISVVPSLYEGFSLPAVEHMACGTPLVASRTGALPEVVGDAAVQVAPGDPEELAAVLRRLHDSPEERAAVGRKGYERAMERYTWNVVAQRTVEAYHEAIQARRAK from the coding sequence GTGCCAGGTGCGGACTCACTGCGGATCGCGCTGCTGTCCTACCGCAGCAAGCCGACCTGTGGTGGCCAGGGCGTCTACCTGCGTCATCTCAGCCGCGAGCTGGTCGCCCTCGGGCATCACGTCGAAGTCTTCTCCGGCCAGCCGTACCCGGAGCTCGACGAGGGCGTCATCCTCAACAAGGTCCCCAGCCTGGACCTGTACCGCGACGAGGACCCCTTCCGCACCCCCAAGCCGCATGAGTACCGCGACTGGATCGACTGCCTCGAAGTCGCGACCATGTGGACCGCCGGATTCCCCGAGCCGCTGACCTTCACCCTCCGGGCGCACCGCGAGCTGAAGAAGCGCGTCGGCGACTTCGACGTGGTGCAGGACAACCAGACGCTCGGCTACGGCCTGCTCGGCATCCAGAAGCTGTTCCCCGTGGTCGGCACCATCCACCACCCGATCAGCGTGGACCGGCGGATCGAGCTGAAGGCCGCGCCGCTGCGCAAGAAGCTCTCGCTCAGAAGGTGGTACGGCTTCGTCCGGATGCAGGCCAAGGTCGCGCCCAGGCTGAACCCGATCCTGACCGTCAGCGAGTCCTCACTGGCCGACATCCACCGCGACTTCAACGTGCCCCAGGCCAACATGCGGCTCATCCCGCTCGGCGTGGACACCCGCTACTTCCACCCCCGTCCGGAGATGCCCAAACGGCCGGGCTCGATCGTCGCGGTGGCCAGCGCCGACTCCCCGATGAAGGGCGTCTCGACGCTGCTGCGGGCGGTGGCGAAGCTCGCCACCGAGCGGGACGTGAACCTGACCGTGGTCAGCAAGCCCACCCCCGGCGGCCCGACGGAGAAGCTGGTCGCCGAGCTCTCCCTGCACGACCGGGTGACGTTCGTGCACGGCATCTCCGACACCGCGCTGGGCGAGCTGATCGCCACCTCGGAGATCTCGGTCGTGCCCTCCCTCTACGAGGGCTTCTCACTGCCGGCCGTCGAGCACATGGCCTGCGGCACCCCGCTGGTCGCCAGCCGCACCGGCGCGCTGCCCGAGGTCGTCGGCGACGCGGCCGTCCAGGTGGCCCCCGGCGACCCCGAGGAACTGGCCGCAGTCCTGCGCCGCCTGCACGACTCCCCCGAGGAGCGGGCCGCGGTGGGCAGGAAGGGCTACGAGCGGGCCATGGAGCGCTACACCTGGAACGTCGTCGCCCAGCGGACCGTGGAGGCCTACCACGAGGCCATCCAGGCCCGCCGCGCGAAGTGA
- a CDS encoding prenyltransferase translates to MSDQLRWEQVVQTAQSIAAVQESDGGIPWPEGHVDAWNHVECLMAMSVAGLTGPVRKGYDWLVRTQRADGSWPMKLVGGRAVEQGGESNHAAYVAVGAWHELLVTGDEDFAREMWPVVRSALDFVVELQTTRGEIVWERAADGRPARYALLTGCASIYQGLRSGVLLGEQLSDPQPDWELAADQLGHVLAAHPEAFADKSRFSMDWYYPILGGAVRGPAARARLAEEWDTFVEPGLGIRCVSDQPWVTGAESCELVLTLDAVGDRDRALKLFADMQHLRHEDGSYWTGWQFVNEKWFPHERSAYTAAAVVLAADALTEHTAASGIFRDAGRYVTDRPTSACGCSHAGSRA, encoded by the coding sequence GTGAGCGACCAGTTGAGGTGGGAGCAGGTCGTCCAGACCGCTCAGAGCATCGCCGCCGTGCAGGAGTCCGACGGCGGCATCCCGTGGCCCGAGGGACACGTGGACGCCTGGAACCACGTCGAATGCCTGATGGCGATGAGCGTGGCCGGGCTGACCGGGCCGGTCCGCAAGGGTTATGACTGGCTGGTCCGCACCCAGCGGGCCGACGGCTCCTGGCCGATGAAGCTGGTCGGGGGCAGGGCGGTCGAGCAGGGCGGGGAGTCCAACCACGCCGCCTACGTCGCGGTCGGCGCCTGGCACGAGCTGCTGGTCACCGGGGACGAGGACTTCGCCCGCGAGATGTGGCCGGTCGTCCGGTCGGCGCTGGACTTCGTGGTGGAGCTGCAGACCACCCGGGGCGAGATCGTCTGGGAGCGGGCGGCCGACGGCAGGCCCGCCCGGTACGCCCTGCTGACCGGCTGCGCCTCCATCTACCAGGGGCTGCGCAGCGGTGTGCTGCTGGGTGAGCAGCTCAGCGATCCGCAGCCCGACTGGGAGCTCGCGGCCGACCAGCTCGGCCACGTGCTCGCCGCCCACCCCGAGGCGTTCGCCGACAAGAGCCGCTTCTCGATGGACTGGTACTACCCGATCCTGGGCGGCGCGGTGCGCGGTCCGGCGGCCCGCGCGCGGCTGGCCGAGGAGTGGGACACGTTCGTGGAGCCGGGCCTCGGCATCCGCTGCGTCTCCGACCAGCCGTGGGTGACCGGCGCCGAGTCGTGCGAGCTGGTGCTCACCCTGGACGCCGTGGGCGACCGGGACCGGGCGCTGAAGCTCTTCGCCGACATGCAGCACCTGCGGCACGAGGACGGCTCCTACTGGACCGGCTGGCAGTTCGTGAACGAGAAGTGGTTCCCGCACGAGCGCTCCGCCTACACCGCGGCCGCCGTGGTGCTCGCCGCCGACGCGCTGACCGAGCACACCGCCGCCTCGGGCATCTTCCGGGACGCGGGCAGATACGTGACGGACCGTCCCACGTCGGCCTGCGGCTGCAGCCACGCCGGTTCACGGGCCTGA
- a CDS encoding carbohydrate ABC transporter permease, whose product MRSRTFLLEIVMIAVAVAFLFPVYALVTLSLKDPGQISQAPLALPNPPTTANFGEAWSAAALGPSLMNSTVITVVSLVALIGLGSFAAYFLARTATRLGYALYVLFLLGIVLPFQLGMIPLYGLVNDLGLIGTHTGMIVFYTGIQLPFTIFLYTGFIRALPREYASAAQIDGASHLTAFTRVVFPLLRPITGTVLILNAVFIWNDFFTPLLYLGGSGFETVPVSVFAFVGQYVSDYGLVFAGLVLAALPIVAVFLVLQKYVIKGFSSGLKG is encoded by the coding sequence GTGAGGTCGAGGACCTTCCTGCTGGAGATCGTCATGATCGCGGTGGCGGTCGCGTTCCTCTTCCCGGTCTACGCGCTGGTCACCCTGTCGCTGAAGGATCCCGGGCAGATCTCGCAGGCCCCCCTCGCGCTGCCGAACCCGCCCACCACGGCCAACTTCGGCGAAGCGTGGTCGGCGGCGGCTCTCGGCCCGTCCCTGATGAACAGCACCGTGATCACGGTGGTCAGCCTGGTCGCGCTGATCGGGCTCGGCTCGTTCGCCGCCTACTTCCTGGCGCGGACCGCGACCCGGCTCGGCTACGCGCTGTACGTCCTGTTCCTGCTCGGCATCGTGCTGCCGTTCCAGCTCGGCATGATCCCGCTGTACGGGCTGGTCAACGACCTGGGCCTGATCGGCACGCACACCGGGATGATCGTGTTCTACACCGGCATCCAGCTGCCGTTCACGATCTTCCTCTACACCGGCTTCATCCGGGCGCTGCCCCGGGAGTACGCGAGCGCCGCCCAGATCGACGGCGCCTCGCATCTCACCGCCTTCACCAGGGTCGTCTTCCCGCTGCTGCGGCCGATCACCGGCACCGTGCTGATCCTCAACGCGGTCTTCATCTGGAACGACTTCTTCACGCCGCTGCTCTATCTCGGCGGATCCGGCTTCGAGACGGTCCCGGTGAGCGTCTTCGCCTTCGTCGGCCAGTACGTCTCCGACTACGGCCTGGTCTTCGCCGGACTGGTGCTGGCCGCGCTGCCGATCGTGGCGGTCTTCCTGGTGCTGCAGAAGTACGTGATCAAGGGCTTCTCCAGCGGTCTCAAGGGCTGA
- a CDS encoding carbohydrate ABC transporter permease has product MTLTTLPVDTPPAARTRRARPLAGLSPSWLFAVPALLVYAAVVLYPSIVGVFYAFTDWSGVGEDMSFVGLSNFRAILGDEQVMGSLGNTLLLTVAILVVQNGVGLLLALGVHARLKSRALLRVVFFAPVVVSPVMVAFLWKYVYTPDPSMGLNGLLGLEVDWLGDPSVALWSIAGMVVWQYAGYSMVIFLAGLEGVPKELHEAAMIDGAGTLQRFRYVTWPLLAPALTINLMLSTIGGLKLFDQVFAATNGGPGYATETLSTVLYKQAFVFGKFGYSTAIALVLALFVAAVSLIQISYLRSREVAQ; this is encoded by the coding sequence GTGACCCTGACGACCCTGCCGGTCGACACGCCACCCGCCGCGCGGACGCGGCGGGCCAGGCCCCTGGCCGGCCTCTCCCCCTCCTGGCTGTTCGCCGTCCCCGCCCTGCTGGTCTACGCGGCGGTGGTGCTCTACCCGAGCATCGTCGGCGTGTTCTACGCCTTCACCGACTGGAGCGGCGTCGGCGAGGACATGTCCTTCGTCGGGCTGTCCAACTTCCGGGCGATCCTCGGCGACGAGCAGGTCATGGGCTCCCTCGGGAACACGCTCCTGCTGACCGTGGCGATCCTGGTCGTGCAGAACGGCGTGGGGCTGCTGCTCGCGCTCGGCGTGCACGCCCGGCTGAAGAGCCGCGCGCTGCTGCGGGTGGTCTTCTTCGCGCCCGTCGTGGTCAGCCCGGTCATGGTCGCCTTCCTGTGGAAGTACGTCTACACCCCCGACCCCTCCATGGGACTGAACGGCCTGCTCGGCCTGGAGGTCGACTGGCTGGGTGACCCGTCGGTCGCGCTGTGGTCGATCGCGGGCATGGTCGTGTGGCAGTACGCCGGCTACTCGATGGTCATCTTCCTGGCCGGGCTGGAGGGCGTCCCGAAGGAGCTGCACGAGGCCGCGATGATCGACGGGGCGGGAACGCTCCAGCGCTTCCGCTACGTCACCTGGCCGCTGCTCGCCCCGGCGCTGACGATCAACCTGATGCTGTCCACGATCGGCGGGCTGAAGCTGTTCGACCAGGTGTTCGCGGCGACCAACGGCGGTCCCGGCTACGCCACCGAGACCCTGTCGACCGTCCTGTACAAGCAGGCGTTCGTCTTCGGCAAGTTCGGCTACAGCACGGCGATCGCCCTCGTCCTGGCCCTGTTCGTGGCGGCGGTGTCGCTCATCCAGATCTCCTACCTGCGCTCAAGGGAGGTGGCCCAGTGA
- a CDS encoding extracellular solute-binding protein, producing MTDLRHAKMSRAQFFRMMGGLAAAAAAAGCSTKPQTGGTTGASGAAALDLKFVGVADQKTPMDELAAAYRQARAGVTITTSYAPTDQVQTSLRTQLGAGNAPDLHVVYPGSGSAMSMTQIAGAGLLADLSAQAWTKTIPTGFKPAFQLDGKTLMYSAGSSVIGAIYNKKVFQEAGIDAPPTTWTEFLGLCEKLKKAGKVPIALGAQTPWVTQLITYALVPSTVYAKDPTFDDKQAAGQASFAQSGWRDAMEMYLELQKRGYFNDKPNGTTFEQQTSMVATGKAAMAIQVSAVLPSFRDAASSPDDLSMFPLPGADDAASVWIPAGVVVGLGANAKGKNAEEAKAFIDFLGRQENINRWAKAIAAIPLTQDASSTIDPAVESFLPFTKDRAVPFMDQRWPNAEVQPTHFAVVQDLLAGKSKVDEALKKMDEAYAK from the coding sequence ATGACCGACCTTCGCCACGCCAAGATGAGCCGCGCCCAGTTCTTCCGCATGATGGGCGGCCTGGCGGCGGCAGCCGCGGCGGCCGGGTGCTCCACCAAGCCGCAGACGGGCGGCACCACCGGCGCGAGCGGCGCCGCGGCGCTCGACCTGAAGTTCGTGGGCGTCGCCGACCAGAAGACGCCGATGGACGAGCTGGCCGCCGCCTACCGGCAGGCCAGAGCCGGTGTGACGATCACGACCTCCTACGCCCCGACCGACCAGGTGCAGACCTCGCTCCGCACCCAGCTCGGCGCGGGCAACGCCCCCGACCTGCACGTCGTCTACCCGGGCAGCGGCAGCGCGATGTCGATGACCCAGATCGCCGGGGCCGGGCTGCTGGCGGACCTGTCCGCCCAGGCATGGACGAAGACGATCCCCACCGGGTTCAAGCCGGCCTTCCAGCTCGACGGCAAGACCCTCATGTACTCGGCGGGCTCGTCGGTCATCGGCGCGATCTACAACAAGAAGGTCTTCCAGGAGGCGGGCATCGACGCCCCGCCCACCACGTGGACCGAGTTCCTCGGGCTCTGCGAGAAGCTGAAGAAGGCGGGCAAGGTCCCGATCGCGCTGGGCGCGCAGACCCCGTGGGTCACCCAGCTCATCACCTACGCGCTCGTGCCCTCCACGGTCTACGCCAAGGACCCCACCTTCGACGACAAGCAGGCCGCCGGGCAGGCGAGCTTCGCCCAGTCCGGCTGGCGCGACGCCATGGAGATGTACCTGGAGCTGCAGAAGCGCGGCTACTTCAACGACAAGCCCAACGGCACCACCTTCGAGCAGCAGACCTCGATGGTCGCGACCGGCAAGGCCGCGATGGCGATCCAGGTGTCGGCGGTGCTGCCGTCCTTCCGCGACGCCGCCTCCAGCCCCGACGACCTGTCGATGTTCCCGCTGCCCGGTGCCGACGACGCCGCCTCGGTGTGGATCCCCGCCGGCGTCGTCGTGGGGCTCGGCGCGAACGCCAAGGGCAAGAACGCCGAGGAGGCCAAGGCCTTCATCGACTTCCTCGGCAGGCAGGAGAACATCAACCGCTGGGCCAAGGCGATCGCCGCGATCCCGCTGACCCAGGACGCGAGCTCCACCATCGACCCGGCCGTGGAGTCGTTCCTGCCCTTCACCAAGGACCGGGCGGTGCCGTTCATGGACCAGCGCTGGCCCAACGCGGAGGTGCAGCCGACCCACTTCGCGGTCGTCCAGGACCTGCTGGCCGGGAAGAGCAAGGTCGACGAAGCGCTGAAGAAGATGGACGAGGCGTACGCCAAGTGA
- a CDS encoding alpha-L-rhamnosidase has protein sequence MIGNAVHCAPAQTSPSRSDPAPPRLTPYGLRCEHRQTPLGVGEPRPLLSWRLASARAGDDPVAYELEVGDWSSGRVEDPAAIGAVYGGPPLLPRTRYAWRVTVWARDGAEGSAESWFETGQDVWQASWIAHDPAAVAHMDPPTEGDQALSHHGLLPCPQLRTSFESTAGVTRARLLISAKGLYEARVNGHRAGDAELAPGWTDYRRRIQYQVHDVTPFLLDGENVLAATVADGWWSGFTGFDPRRPGYHYGRFPELIAELHLTFEDGSTRVVATGEGWRTGHGRVRYGDLLKGECHDARAETPGWDLPGFDDSSWRPAVVTGDDHSLLVASRDEPVRALGELLPVSSVLVRPGVHLVDFGQNIAGRVRLAVRDQEPGRRVTVRHGETLDGEDRLHTANLRTADATDVLITAGGAEEVFEPRFTYHGFRYAEVSGIDRLDDIRAIVLHSDTPWTGTFECSDPEINRLHDNIGWGQRGNFVSVPTDCPQRDERLGWLADAQVFLPTACFNADVSGFFSKWMRDVVDAQSPEGGFSNVAPLLSGVADEGAPGWADAGVLVPWHLYRVYGDDRFLDVDSMVRWVDFVARHNPDLIWRHRTGPHFADWLAPGPATPREVLATAFFHRSAALTAEAARVRGLYGEAERMGALADRVRAAFAAAFVGDGGLVEGDTQTGYLLALAFGLLTPEQGRGAAARLAALVEESGPLTGFLGVNLLCPVLSAHGRDDLAHALLRRTDPPSWLYQVRHGATTVWERWDGVGAASMNSFNHYAFGSIGEWLYSGVAGIAQAPGSVAFREVVIRPLPGDLSRAGASYESARGLISVSWHNDAEGFRLQTRIPPGATATVHLPGGETRRVTSGDHIFELVRGEKA, from the coding sequence ATGATCGGCAACGCGGTCCACTGTGCCCCCGCCCAGACCTCGCCCTCCCGCTCCGATCCGGCCCCGCCGAGGCTGACGCCGTACGGCCTGCGCTGCGAGCACCGGCAGACGCCGCTCGGCGTCGGCGAGCCCCGCCCGCTGCTGTCGTGGCGGCTCGCGTCGGCGCGGGCGGGCGACGACCCGGTGGCCTACGAGCTGGAGGTGGGCGACTGGTCCAGCGGCAGGGTCGAGGACCCCGCCGCGATCGGCGCCGTCTACGGCGGGCCGCCGCTCCTTCCCCGCACGAGATACGCCTGGCGCGTCACGGTCTGGGCGCGGGACGGCGCCGAGGGCAGCGCGGAGTCGTGGTTCGAGACCGGCCAGGATGTCTGGCAGGCCTCCTGGATCGCGCACGACCCCGCCGCCGTCGCGCACATGGACCCGCCGACGGAGGGCGACCAGGCGCTCAGCCACCACGGCCTGCTGCCCTGCCCCCAGCTGCGCACGAGCTTCGAGAGCACGGCCGGGGTGACCCGGGCCAGGCTCCTCATCAGCGCCAAGGGCCTGTACGAGGCCAGGGTCAACGGCCACCGGGCCGGCGACGCCGAGCTCGCCCCGGGCTGGACCGACTACCGCAGGCGGATCCAGTACCAGGTCCACGACGTGACCCCGTTCCTGCTCGACGGCGAGAACGTGCTGGCCGCGACGGTCGCCGACGGCTGGTGGAGCGGCTTCACGGGCTTCGACCCCCGCCGCCCCGGCTACCACTACGGCCGCTTCCCCGAGCTCATCGCCGAACTCCACCTGACGTTCGAAGACGGCTCCACCCGGGTGGTCGCCACCGGAGAGGGCTGGCGCACGGGCCACGGCCGGGTCCGCTACGGCGACCTGCTCAAGGGCGAGTGCCACGACGCCCGCGCCGAGACCCCCGGCTGGGACCTGCCCGGCTTCGACGACTCCTCCTGGCGCCCCGCCGTGGTCACCGGGGACGACCACTCCCTCCTCGTCGCCTCCCGGGACGAGCCGGTGCGCGCCCTCGGCGAGCTGCTCCCGGTCTCGTCCGTCCTGGTCAGGCCGGGCGTGCACCTGGTGGACTTCGGGCAGAACATCGCCGGCCGGGTCCGGCTCGCCGTACGGGACCAGGAGCCGGGACGGCGGGTGACCGTGCGGCACGGCGAGACGCTCGACGGCGAGGACCGCCTGCACACCGCCAACCTGCGCACCGCCGACGCGACCGACGTGCTGATCACCGCGGGCGGCGCGGAGGAGGTGTTCGAGCCGCGGTTCACCTACCACGGTTTCCGCTACGCCGAGGTGAGCGGGATCGACCGGCTCGACGACATCCGGGCGATCGTCCTGCACAGCGACACCCCGTGGACCGGCACGTTCGAGTGCTCGGACCCGGAGATCAACCGGCTCCACGACAACATCGGCTGGGGTCAGCGCGGCAACTTCGTCAGCGTCCCCACCGACTGCCCGCAGCGCGACGAACGGCTGGGCTGGCTCGCCGACGCGCAGGTGTTCCTGCCGACGGCCTGCTTCAACGCCGACGTCTCCGGATTTTTCAGTAAATGGATGCGGGACGTGGTGGACGCGCAGTCCCCGGAGGGCGGTTTCTCCAACGTCGCCCCGCTGCTCAGCGGGGTGGCCGACGAGGGCGCGCCGGGCTGGGCGGACGCGGGCGTGCTGGTGCCCTGGCACCTGTACCGGGTGTACGGCGACGACAGGTTCCTCGACGTGGACTCCATGGTCCGGTGGGTGGACTTCGTCGCGCGGCACAACCCCGACCTGATCTGGCGGCACCGGACCGGCCCGCACTTCGCCGACTGGCTGGCCCCCGGCCCCGCCACCCCGCGCGAGGTGCTGGCCACGGCGTTCTTCCACCGCAGCGCGGCACTCACCGCGGAGGCCGCCCGGGTGCGCGGCCTGTACGGCGAGGCGGAGCGCATGGGGGCGCTGGCCGACCGCGTCCGCGCGGCGTTCGCCGCGGCGTTCGTCGGCGACGGCGGCCTGGTCGAGGGCGACACCCAGACCGGCTATCTCCTGGCGCTCGCCTTCGGCCTGCTCACACCCGAACAGGGCCGCGGTGCCGCCGCCCGGCTGGCCGCACTGGTCGAGGAGTCGGGCCCGCTGACCGGCTTCCTCGGCGTCAACCTGCTCTGCCCGGTGCTGTCCGCGCACGGCCGCGACGACCTCGCGCACGCCCTGCTCCGCCGCACCGATCCGCCGTCGTGGCTCTACCAGGTGAGGCACGGCGCGACCACCGTCTGGGAGCGCTGGGACGGGGTCGGGGCGGCCTCGATGAACTCCTTCAACCACTACGCCTTCGGATCGATCGGCGAGTGGCTCTACAGCGGCGTCGCGGGGATCGCCCAGGCACCCGGCTCCGTCGCCTTCCGGGAAGTGGTGATCCGCCCCCTTCCCGGCGACCTGAGCCGGGCCGGCGCCTCCTACGAGTCGGCGCGCGGCCTCATCTCGGTGAGCTGGCACAACGACGCGGAGGGCTTCCGCCTCCAGACGCGCATCCCGCCCGGCGCCACGGCGACGGTGCACCTGCCCGGCGGCGAGACCCGCCGGGTGACCTCGGGGGACCACATTTTCGAGCTAGTCCGAGGAGAGAAAGCATGA